From Quercus lobata isolate SW786 chromosome 11, ValleyOak3.0 Primary Assembly, whole genome shotgun sequence:
CGTGTTGGGTTCGTGGGTCATGTCCAATTTTACCACCCCTACTTAAGCCTTAAGCATACTTAGTTTAGTGCTAATGCTAAACAAATCATTCATTTATCAGTTcaatttattcattaaaaaaaataataaagaaatattcaaaaaaaaaaagataaattcaactagtaaaataaatactttCATAGATTGTGCTCATTTAATGTGTTATTTTGAccttatctttttctctctctttttttttttttaatggataatGTTAAAACTGCTACAAAATTTACTATATAACTTTTATAAATTGATCTAGTAATGAGTGTCATtggtaaatttaaaaaatataataaaaatatagtaaatgaatgtcaaaaattacattttttgtgATGGAAAATGTTAATAGTACTTCTAGTTCTAATATcacttttctatatatatatatatatatatatatatatatatatggtactTAATTGTTCATGTATGTTTTTGCAACTCGAATAATGTACATGCGCGGCGAACCTTCCATACTAGAGTAGATGAAAAACTTATGTAATGCACTATactgaaaaaattgtaaataccTTAAGGACCGGGTTGGATAACTTGTTTGAaacatgttatatatatattttgtttccaTAGTCTGGccttttttttgcaaaaatgcAGATGTAACTTACCATTGCTTTGCTGAATATGTAACCACTCTTAGAAGAATGCAATATCGAAATTTTGATTGCAAACTTTTCCACATTAGTCTGATCTGATGTTACTTATTGACTAATGATTATAATTTAGGTACCAACTGTCATAAGCAGCCTCTACAAGAACAGAAGAAATGCACAATTACCTTATTCAAAGACCGGAACAATGACTGGTACTTGTCCTATTGACAGTCAAATTCTAACAAGACCAATACCGTATACGCCATCTTGAAATCGCCATTACTATCAAATTGATATTGAAACTCCTATAGGGTTTTGCACCACATATTGCTCTATAAATATCAAATGCTTAACCCTGTTTTTCATCACACAATTatcttcttcattctttgcTCACATACAACTTCCCAAAATGGTTGCACTTagtttgaaaaagaatttaCTAACCCTTGTTCTAGTCGGAATCCTAGCTGGATTTGTGCCTGGATATGTGCAGGGTCAAAATTGTAGTTGTGCAGCAAACCTATGTTGCAGCCAATTCGGTTTTTGTGGCACCAGCAATGACTACTGTGGCCCGGGCTGCAAAGAAGGTCCTTGTACTTCTGGATCACCTACTACACGAAGTACTAATGGTAGTTCAGTAGCGGATATCGTGactcaagatttttttaatgggataaTTAATCAGACCAATGCAAGTTGTGCAGGGAAGAACTTCTACACAAGAGCAGCTTTTCTTGATGCTCTCAATTCATTCAATCAATTTGGAAATCTTAGTTCTGCAAATGATTCCAAGCGTGAAATTGCAGCTTTCTTTGCTCATGTTACTCATGAGACTGGACGTAAGATATTACTCCAtcttaataaatattaattaatttactacATATCATACTCATGCAGACATACAATAAAAGACGCATGCACCAAATCACTCATGATATCCAATTTAGTTGATGTCATATATTAACTAATTTCTGTCTCTAAtctaaaataacaataataataattagtttgCATTTAGGTTGTTTTTGAATTGCATAATATATAGTATAGACCAAAATGCTTGTAGATTAGTGGTATtgtatgatttcttttttaagaataattattGTTCAAATCATCATTCTCTACATGTTGtaattacttaattaaaaaaatataatatataacacACGATTGAATATATTTTCATCTAGATCACTATTGAGTATTTCTACTTTATCAAGTTATACTTTTAAacatctttttacttttttaaatcgAATTTTTACAAAGTGATAACTAAAGAATTAAAGGGTATGTCTATCTtctacttttttatattttttaattaagcaACTTTTCCTTATAGTCTGACATATATGATCATAAAAACACAGATTTATGAGAGATTTGATAATTCATAGCTTAAAGCACAGGTTTACATAAAAGGTGAAGTGAAATTAATACGTTTATCTTTGGGCAGATTTTTGTTACATAGAAGAGATTAATGGTGCATCACATGACTACTGTGACAAGACCAACACACAGTATCCATGCAACCCTAACAAAAAATACTTTGGCCGTGGACCACTTCAGCTAACATGGAATTACAATTACGGTGCTGCCGGAACTAGCATTAAAATCGACTTATTAAACTCTCCTGAAACTGTTGCTACAGATGTGGTTGTTTCTTTTAAGGCGGCCTTATGGTTTTGGATGACCAATGTTCGTCCAGTCGTAAGCCAAGGTTTTGGTGCAACCATTCGAGCCATCAATGGTGCCATTGAATGCAATGGTGGAAACCCTAGTACAGTCCAAGCCCGTGTCCAGTACTACACTCAATATTGTAACCAACTTGGTGTTGCTCCAGGCGATAATCTCACTTGCTAGGAGCATTTGTTTACTCTTCAGTACCAATGcttgttttgatttgatgttTGGATTAGaaggaaataaataatgccAACTAGCCTTGTTGGTAAAGTTGGGATCAAGTTTCACTTGCACCCTACTCCTAAGAAGAGAACTCTCTCATTGTATGGCCCATATTGTTTCAATGGGcacataaataataaagaagataaagaatactatatataaatttgCTTTCAGTACTACTCGGTGTtagtcttttttgtttttgaatagaGACACCCCTTCCATCATTAATATACTTTTACGATGACTAAAAGTCATCGTAAATACTTAGATTTTTGTTGAAATACATTTTCAAAACGACCATTTACCTTTTACGACAAACTCCGGTCATCGTTGAAAATCTCTCATTTGCTAATGTTACTTGCACCAAAACAGCTCCATCGAAAAAAAAAGCCGTCTAATACTTTATTTGTGACAAAACATTTCTATCATAAAACTCCTGTGACTAATATCATTTATGACAAAAATGTGTGCCATAAAAAATATTACGtcatttttactttatttgagAAACATCAATACTCCTAGATATAAAATGATTAACATATTAATTAACACGAACCTCATAAAAGTTTATCCTTTTAAATAATAAGCAATAATCCATAATTGAACAATGGAAAATTAAAAGGTCTATAAATAGTGTCAGTGGTTCAATCACACATGAGAGCTTTATTATTCTTCACCAAGcttgaaaatataaatagtgGAAGATCAATCATCATTTGTAGTATGCATGTACATATCATGTGGAGTATGACCGTGTCTCTAAACAAAGAAAAGTTAGGTTGATCTAAGATAAATTATTCTCCTGAAACCTTGGTATTTTATTGAGCCAATTTGACTTCATTTATCAATATTTGTAGTGCACTTATTCTTTTGCCCCACTATCTTGCTCATTGGGTGTGAAGTCTGATCTATTGTGTTATGTATATTAAGTGACTTGCTCATTTTGTGTGAAGCTTTATCTATTATGGTAGTTAAACAATAAACAGTAAACTGTGGAGGTTTATTGTGTTGTGTACTGAGCTTGATTAATATCTTCTTTTTGTATTGCCTTTGGCTTATCTTAATTTCGTACAATAAACAGTAAACTGTGGAGGTTTACTGTGTTGTGTACTGAGCTTGATTAATATCTTCTTTTTGTATTGCCTTTGGCTTATCTTAATTTCGTACAATAAACAGTAAACTGTGGAGGTTTACTGTGTTGTGTACTGAGCTTGATTAATATCTTCTTTTTGTATTGCCTTTGGCTTATCTTAATTTCGTACAATAAACAGTAAACTGTGGAGGTTTACTGTGTTGTGTACTGAGCTTGATTAATATCTTCTTTTTGTATTGCCTTTGGCTTATCTTAATTTCGTACACCTTACTTGTTTGGTGTGAATTAATTAGGGgctacaaaataattatttagtaCAATTTAGTTTGAAGCTGTATTTCAGATTTTGTTGAACTAGGATAAGCCATTTGAGCCAGCTCAACCTGATAGTTCTTCCTAACTTTCGCAATCAGGTTAGTTTCTTAATCATTTATCAttcataaatttattcaattgcTGTTGAATTTGAAGATAATACTAGAATTGTAAATAGATTGGTCCATGAAAGAATCATCCTTAAATTGTGTTGGATATCTCTATCAAAAAGCATGTATTATTGGTGTTTGGTCTGTCTATACTCTTAATTTCAATTTGTTACCTTTGGGCCGTGACCTTTTGATCCACATAGTTAATAAAATTTAGGTAGCTCCTTACTTAAGTCTTACCCAATTTTTTGTGGTTTACAGGTTGTCCTTGATGCACACAATGGTGTAATATCTACAATGAAACTTGGACTAAATTGGGTGGATATGCACTTGTTGGAGTGGATGTATGTGTTTTATGGAGTAAGGAAATATGGAAGGAGGGATGGGGTGTCCTCTACGGGGAAGTACATGAAGAAAGGATACATCATCTTTTTTTCAATGATACTAGCTTTTGTCATGGGCCTGACCTTCTTGTTGGGAAGTGGCACTTCTCCATATATCTATTACTTGAGGATAATTGATGAAGCACaatggttttcaattttttttctttttattagccattttgaaaacttggaaCTATTTGAATACTTGAAAATTAGACTGGttctttagtttttatataaGAATGGAGTTTAATTTGGAATTGCACaattgtgtttatatttatattttgaatcaagttattaaattttgatcaagTGAAGGGCTGCATccaaatttgtttatttatttattaaaaaaaaaaaaatacttatttcaaCGGTTTCAAAGTGTTGAAATTTATCTCAAGATAACATATGTTTCAAtagtttttaataatattttgacgTTTAATAATTGTTGATAAAGGTGAATCACATTTTTCGACAGTCACATAAGctgtagaaaaataatttcaacatAGTTTTCAGTGACGGTTCTCAACAGTCACTTAAATTGTTGAAAATACTTTTTTCGATGGTTTCTAATACTTTTTTCGATGGTTTCAACCAttgaaaatagcaaaatttcTTGTAGTGTGTCATCTAAAACAAGTACCACAATCACATTAATAACATTTTCATcacaaaaaccacaaattatgtaattttcatGATTAGGCGAAGAATGACTAGTTTGAATCACATATTTTTAATCCAAGTTTAGCAATCCAAATTTAGTAAACCAAGACTAAGGTGGATGGATCAAAAGAAATGTATAAAGCATGCCTTTTTGCGAAATGCAATACCCGAAAGGAAGGTATTGTTTACAAGAAAATGTTCTCCCATGGAGTAAGGTTTGCCTAGATTTGTCTAATTCTTACATTGTCGCATATTTAGATTTAGAGTTATTCCAAATGGATGTTCAAACAACATTTCTTAGTGGAAAActaaacaaggaaataaatatGGATGAACTAATTGATTTTGAGggcaaagagaagaaaaaaaaaattgcaagtttAAATTATCTTTCATTAGTTTAAAATAATCCTCTAGGCAATAAAACCTAAGATTCCACCGAGCCAAATTCTTGAATATATTCATGATGATTGAAGAAGACCATTGCGGGTATGTGAAACAGTTCAAAAAGAGttttataatattatctttGTATGTAGACCATATTTTGTTGATAGGAAATGACAAAGAAGTGATCAGTGTCACTAAAGGTTGATTTTCCTCTACATTTGAAATGAAGGGCATGTGTGAAGAATAATATATTCTTAGAGTTAAAATATTTAGAGATTATTCAAACAGAATTCTTGGTTTGGCTTAACAGGTTAACATTAGGAAAATTCCTAACGCTTTAAAATTCATAATTATAAACCCATCGATACTCCTATTTACAAAAGTGAGGCCTTAAGCTTAAAAATGTGTCCTAAAGCCTATGAAGAAAGACGAGATGGTTCGAGTTCCATATTCTAGTATTGTGGGTGGAGTGGTGTACACCATGATGTGAACTGGGCCAAATATATGTTATGTAGTTGACTTATTCAATATATTCCAATCAAATTCTAGACTTGTTGAAAAAAAAGCAGTCGAGAATTCTCTAACATCTCTGTGGAATGGTGAATTACTCACTCTTTTACCTGGGTAGAAACTACACTTTGTCGGCTATAGTGGTGCAGATTGGGGTAATGATCTAGACAAGTATAAATCCATGATAggatatgctttttttttttttttttccttgtaaagGGGAAATTTGCTGGAGTAGTAAAAAGCATTCATGCATAGCTCTATCTACTAAGGACACAAAATATATTGTGCTTATAGCAACATTGCAGAGGGAGTTTGGTTGATGCGATTTTTTCATTAGGTAGACGTGGTTTTAGATGCTGATAATCCTGTGATTATATATTGTGGCATTTAATAAGTCACACTTTTAGTATagaatgatttatttttaatcactatgatttgtttttcattCATGGTGTGTTATTGAAGGGATCACCTTTGCAAGCACACACATctatcatgtttttgtttttttgttcgATTGTGAAAGGATATGACGATAGGTTCAGATCAGCTCACTAACACAAGCGATTGCCTCTGGCACTTCAGTAGCAAGCAATGACAAGGTACATTATGTTATTTGACACTTATGTAGTGAATGAGGTTAGTTGACATGAATGTTTTTCTTCTAACAAACACCAGCTTCAAAAACATTTTGTACATAAGAGACAATTaataatacttataaaaatCATGTTCGTTTGTGagattaataaaagaaaaggcatgcaaataaatattatgtaaaattttactttctgcatgtatatactttttttttaaagacaaataaattcaaTCCCAAGACATGTGGTGGTGTTAATGTCTTCATATATtagtttatttacttatttatttataaaatgtatTGAAAAAtgtaacataaaataaattatttggaTGGACTTAAATTTAAAGTATTTAATCCCAAATTACTATGTAAGTGAAATGAGAAGACCTATAAAGGCCAATGAGGTGGAAGCAGACATTAAGATCATAGCGGAGTTGGTTCTTGAACTTGGCAATACAAGGATAACGGAAGGAGATTGGGAAGAAGCAGATTGTGCGATAAAAGCAAACGTTGGTTATGTCCTTGGAGGTGATCTATATGGGAGAGTATATGGAGGTGTTTGTAGATCATAGTACACCATGATGGTGGATGTGTAAGTGGGGAGGGTCATaatgatgatgaggaggaggaggaaaagGAGTGACCACATGAATTGCATTAAATTGTACCTAAagaaataaatcatttttttagtaGACCCTCCATACATTTTCAAAGATGGGTTGGAAATGTTTAAGAGAATAATTGACCATTGATGCATTTTCTTATGTAATTGCTaccaaaaactaaattaaatgggttagttgatttttttttttttaattttaaatattagtgtatgtttgtgtatataaataaagggactaattttatcaattttgttcactaaaattacactttgccacccttaacaatattattgatcaTTTTAAGAATAATGCTACAGTCATAAACtctttttacaatatttttaaaaattattattgaggTAGTATATTCTTACTAGTTTGCATATCTAGGCCTACCAtttgtatcaattttttaatttatcaataatcactcaccacattagcaatttataaaagaaattataaaaaaatttatagttctaGCATTTTTCTCCTCTTATaggtcattaaaaaattttatagatctaaaatttaaaataaaacatacaacccaaaaaaactaatccaacaaaaaaaaaaataccaatagcaaaactaaaacaaattaaGTCTAACTCAccattttttcccaaaacaaacaacttgaaactttaaaaaattttaaacaaattaaataattttgtctttacaCAACAATAGAAGCAAGCATTATCaaagacaacaacaacaacaacaacaacaaaaaaccctCAGTGGCTAAGCAAGAGCGGAAATGCCACAAGTAACCAGTAACAAAACCATCCCACTCCCCCCCTTATCTCCAAGTCGTAACTCTATCCCTAACTCAATCACTAAGGAACACACCACAAATTTATAAGGTTAGGGTTGAGAGTAGTCAACACTCGGTCAAAGTCAAAGAATCAACTGAAACCTTATGTGCAAAAATCTGAGTAATCCTTACTAGATTAGGTTCAAAGTTATGGTACAAAAACGTATTATTGTAGGACATCCATCCCCCTTTGATTCAAAGATCAACCTCACTAATATTCATTAGTCATACTTAGGAAAGGAATAAACTAACCCTAAATCAAAATTATGCCGAAAGAACTAAAACTAACGAAAACTAAAATCCATCACAAATTATGTCAAAATTATGAAGGATAATGTACCTTACGAAATTAATAGCATTTTCATTTTACATTCATCAATTTTTCTAGAATATTATTTTCAGATATTCTATGCATTTCTTCATCGAGGCATTTATTataacaattattatataaCTCGCGCATATGCATGCACggtacaattttaaaaaattacaattatacacatatatggatttaaattataattttactctttctttttttctttttttgtttattgagtttttgatgatttatttatattaaactcTTTGTCTTTTGCACCTCATTAACTCACctagaacaaaattaaaaaaacttaaataggaCATGTAATGCAAAATTAGATaacaattgaaattcaatttgaaacctaattgaattttctctcaactttacctattaatatatatgttaggAAAAGCAAAGGACATGCCAAGCTCAGCTCCTTTAAGTTTCTTTTTGCACTTCCTATTGCATAGTTTTCGTATTTTTCTTGCCAACTCTAATAAAGGgtcaaattttttaacttgggaatttttcttcttatttttcgcATCATTTTGTGACGTTTCGGACCAAAGAGAAGGGGGAAGCAGAAAGGGGGCTGGAGAGGGGGGATGATAGGAAGAAAGACTAGAAAAGGAAGAGTTGTTGGCCAGCACGACGATTTGAACAATGATTGACACCATTATCATCACATTAAGTAGTTTCATAACCATTTTATCTTTAACCTTGCTCGCTCTTGTACAATCTTTGGAATTATAGCATGAAACCATAATATATAgccttaaaatttttaattaatcatgTAAGAGttgtaagaaaattccaagttATAcaccataaaattttaaattctattttaaaaagATCCTATGGCCAAACATCGAAGATAGGTTGGGAGATAGTGAAAGTTTTGGTATATTTTAATGTCTTTTGCTTTAGGAAAAGGTCATGCATAATTATAAGTCTGTAATTCAATTGattagaatttgaaaatttcttgTTTAACTATAAAGTGTGCAATTTGGAAAAGGTCATGGATTggtgaaataaaataatttatttcctCCATTGGTTTAATATTCACAACCCTTTGAAAGGTCATGccaaaaatacaagaaaccgaaaaacaaaatagtaataatattcAAGGGCACTAAAATAAGCACACAAAAGTTCCCAAATCACAAAAGGAAAAGGCAAAAAtagcccatatatatatatataactcacaATCACATATGCTttcatccttaaaaaaaaaaaatcaaccaaaatatAAAGTGGATAGAATTAGATAGTTTGTTTCTGAAAATGACTCGGTGAAAGGAAATTGAAAGGTCATGCCAAAAAAacgtaaaataaaaattgttttcaaaggCCTATTTGGTTGGTTAGTTCTAACCagcattttcacattttaaacaatctTTCACACATTTTAACACACTTTTTTACTCacacgtatatcaaaaacactcaaactagccaaccaaacagacccaaaatgcaaaggaaattgaaaatagaTACTGGCTCATGCAGTTTCTAGTTAATTTTAAGGCCCAATGAAAACATGGAAAAAACAGTTTGAAAGGTCACACTTTAATGAACCTGCGCTCTGTTCGAACCACATTGCCAACATAATTAACATAGGTTTCTatgcttttctctctctctctttttttttttttttttttttttctcatacaAGAGGGGCTTCTTTTTCACATTTCAGGAACcatggctctctctctctctctccaaatttaactaatttttgtGTGATTGAATACATCTAGTTGACCTTCATCATTTAGCCACTTGCCTCCATGTACTTAAAGCCTATATTAATATTGGTTTGTCGAAATTATCATTTTGATCCTTATATTTTGAAGTCATTTTTAATTTGGTCTTCAGTTTTTCCCAGCAAATAATTtggtcattattatttttaacttgcaaTCAAGTTATTTTTAACTAAGATGATGACATAGAGTCTTAGAAATTAACTTAACAACAAGTTAAAAATTACAGGAACTCAATTGACTGTTAGGAAAAAGTGAGGAATAAATTGAGAGGGatcccaaaatatagggacaaaAATGGTATTTTTTCGCCTTTTGTTGGAAATTTATT
This genomic window contains:
- the LOC115967678 gene encoding endochitinase EP3-like, coding for MVALSLKKNLLTLVLVGILAGFVPGYVQGQNCSCAANLCCSQFGFCGTSNDYCGPGCKEGPCTSGSPTTRSTNGSSVADIVTQDFFNGIINQTNASCAGKNFYTRAAFLDALNSFNQFGNLSSANDSKREIAAFFAHVTHETGHFCYIEEINGASHDYCDKTNTQYPCNPNKKYFGRGPLQLTWNYNYGAAGTSIKIDLLNSPETVATDVVVSFKAALWFWMTNVRPVVSQGFGATIRAINGAIECNGGNPSTVQARVQYYTQYCNQLGVAPGDNLTC